A portion of the Micromonospora tarapacensis genome contains these proteins:
- a CDS encoding RelA/SpoT family protein, giving the protein MDVNAGHGGALGGALPTQPGELPLARRLRSLLTWPTAETEPVGQLVRSHRAIHTGADPAVLRRAYTIAENMHRGQFRKSGEPYITHPLAVAQICAELGMDSTTLVAALLHDTVEDTRYTLQALAEDFGHEVAHLVDGVTKFDKAFYGQAAEAETIRKMIIAAGKDVRVLIIKLADRLHNMRTLGVRSAASRERIARKTQEVLVPLCDRLGIQSLKRELDDVVLLHLEPDEHARIARHVHDRPGWDSYLTDVVAQVRVALRRGRVDAEVSPRPRHLYSIWKDTVAGGHTVPYDLPRITIVVDGPPTDCYAALGAIHGLWRPVPGRFKDFIASPKNNLYRSLHTSVCGPKNRTVEVLIRTAEMHRAAEFGVAADFRFPRSGGSAATRSEQLDWLRRVLGWEQDAADPAQFLQSLRCDLSEAQIQVVADGRQIVLPAGATPVDLAYELGSDRGDRCLAARINGRLVPLSSELEEGDVVEIFTETDDGNSDAEAAPRGPRREWLGFVKSPQAQMQINRWFADHSEPGISISDKVRLGRATIGLALRQYNRGLASDLPLLRLSEELGYPDLETLLVAVFDRVIEPDAVVRQLIDLVDHRQ; this is encoded by the coding sequence ATGGACGTCAACGCCGGGCACGGCGGCGCCCTGGGAGGCGCGCTTCCGACACAACCGGGCGAGTTGCCGCTGGCCCGCCGGCTCCGGTCGCTGCTGACCTGGCCGACCGCCGAGACCGAGCCGGTCGGTCAGCTGGTCCGCAGCCACCGTGCCATCCACACCGGTGCGGATCCCGCGGTGCTGCGGCGGGCCTACACCATCGCCGAGAACATGCACCGTGGCCAGTTCCGCAAGAGCGGGGAGCCGTACATCACCCACCCGCTCGCGGTCGCCCAGATCTGCGCCGAGCTGGGCATGGACAGCACGACCCTGGTCGCGGCGCTGCTGCACGACACCGTGGAGGACACCCGGTACACGTTGCAGGCCCTGGCGGAGGACTTCGGCCACGAGGTCGCGCACCTGGTCGACGGGGTGACCAAGTTCGACAAGGCGTTCTACGGGCAGGCCGCCGAGGCGGAGACCATCCGCAAGATGATCATCGCGGCCGGCAAGGACGTCCGGGTGCTCATCATCAAGCTCGCCGACCGGCTGCACAACATGCGGACCCTGGGCGTCCGCTCGGCCGCCTCCCGGGAGCGGATCGCCCGCAAGACCCAGGAGGTGCTCGTACCGCTCTGCGACCGGCTGGGCATCCAGAGCCTCAAGCGGGAACTGGACGACGTGGTGCTGCTGCACCTGGAGCCGGACGAGCACGCCCGCATCGCCCGCCACGTGCACGACCGCCCCGGCTGGGACAGCTACCTCACCGACGTGGTCGCACAGGTGCGGGTGGCGCTACGCCGCGGGCGGGTCGACGCCGAGGTGTCGCCGCGGCCCCGGCATCTCTACTCGATCTGGAAGGACACCGTCGCCGGCGGCCACACCGTGCCGTACGACCTGCCCCGCATCACGATCGTGGTGGACGGTCCGCCCACCGACTGCTACGCGGCGCTCGGCGCGATCCACGGGCTCTGGCGGCCGGTCCCCGGCCGGTTCAAGGACTTCATCGCCTCACCGAAGAACAACCTCTACCGATCCCTGCACACCAGCGTCTGCGGCCCGAAGAACCGCACGGTGGAGGTGTTGATCCGCACCGCGGAGATGCACCGCGCGGCCGAGTTCGGGGTGGCCGCCGACTTCCGCTTCCCCCGCTCCGGCGGATCCGCGGCGACCCGTTCCGAACAGCTCGACTGGTTGCGCCGGGTGCTGGGCTGGGAGCAGGACGCGGCCGACCCGGCGCAGTTCCTCCAGTCACTTCGCTGCGACCTGTCGGAGGCGCAGATCCAGGTGGTCGCCGACGGACGGCAGATCGTCCTGCCGGCCGGGGCCACACCTGTCGATCTGGCGTACGAACTGGGCAGCGACCGGGGCGACCGGTGCCTCGCGGCGCGGATCAACGGCCGGTTGGTCCCGCTCTCCTCCGAACTGGAGGAGGGCGACGTGGTCGAGATCTTCACCGAGACCGACGACGGGAACAGCGACGCCGAGGCCGCCCCGCGCGGGCCCCGCCGCGAGTGGCTGGGATTCGTCAAGTCGCCGCAGGCACAGATGCAGATCAACCGGTGGTTCGCCGACCACAGCGAGCCGGGCATCTCGATCAGCGACAAGGTGCGGCTGGGCCGGGCCACCATCGGGCTGGCCCTGCGTCAGTACAACCGAGGGCTGGCCAGCGACCTGCCGCTGCTGCGCCTGTCGGAGGAACTCGGCTATCCGGACCTGGAGACCCTGCTGGTCGCGGTCTTCGACCGGGTGATCGAACCGGACGCCGTGGTACGCCAGCTCATCGACCTGGTCGACCACCGACAGTGA
- a CDS encoding NUDIX hydrolase, with amino-acid sequence MIPRTRRTGRAVAYQVFYRLPIPVRRRLVRMVVPKYIVGAVTLVRDSEAAGAGRLLLLRQPPGRGWTLPAGLLQRGENPAVGAARELYEESGVRLSPTRLVPAAPNAIVHAKGWVDMVFTAEVPASSTELTVDGAEVFEAAWHPLDDLPKLTWPTARLLAYYDIGPLAGQFPPPLPDTTP; translated from the coding sequence ATGATCCCCCGCACGCGCCGCACCGGGCGCGCCGTCGCGTACCAGGTCTTCTACCGGCTACCGATACCGGTACGACGCCGGCTGGTGCGGATGGTCGTGCCGAAGTACATCGTCGGCGCCGTCACCCTGGTCCGCGACAGCGAGGCGGCGGGTGCGGGTCGGTTGCTGCTGCTGCGGCAGCCGCCGGGCCGGGGCTGGACGCTTCCGGCGGGGTTGCTGCAACGCGGTGAGAACCCGGCGGTCGGCGCGGCCCGCGAGTTGTACGAGGAATCGGGGGTCCGCCTCTCCCCCACCCGGCTCGTCCCAGCGGCGCCCAACGCGATCGTGCACGCCAAGGGGTGGGTGGACATGGTGTTCACCGCCGAGGTGCCGGCGTCGAGCACCGAGCTGACCGTCGACGGTGCGGAGGTCTTCGAGGCCGCCTGGCACCCGCTGGACGACCTGCCGAAGCTGACCTGGCCCACCGCCCGGCTGCTGGCCTACTACGACATCGGTCCGCTGGCCGGGCAGTTCCCGCCGCCGCTGCCCGACACCACGCCGTGA
- the qcrB gene encoding cytochrome bc1 complex cytochrome b subunit has product MKRRKFDMAAVPANTARAVDDRFQVATPLRRLLNKVFPDHWSFLLGEIALFSFIVLLLTGVFLTFFFEPALTEVIYNGSYAPLRGTPMSAAYASTLDISFDVRGGLIMRQMHHWAALLFMAAIVVHMLRIFFTGAFRKPRETNWIIGSLLFWVGFLAGFTGYSLPDDGLSGTGLRIASAIMLSIPVIGSWVTAAVFNGEFPGTIIISRFFIAHVLLIPALLVALITVHLGLVFKQKHTQWPGPGRTNANVVGERMFPRYAIKQGGFFMVVFGVIALLGGLFQINPVWLFGPYEAWVVSAASQPDWYVMFLDGSTRLMPDWQIDIPIGDGYVIPPLFWPTVVLPGILVGLSLLYPFMEARYLKDHRSHNLLQRPRDVPFRTGLGAMAVTFYVILTLSGANDVIADKFHISLNAMTWAGRIGLLLLPPLAYYVTYRICLGLQQHDREVLAHGVETGIIRRLPDGRFVEVHQPLSAADGHGELGYAGWVVPKKMNRLGALGPAIRGFFYPIERPAEAPVSPGHPPVEPRPEREEIGSGETRR; this is encoded by the coding sequence GTGAAGCGGCGAAAGTTTGACATGGCAGCCGTGCCTGCCAACACCGCCCGGGCGGTCGACGACCGCTTCCAGGTGGCGACCCCCCTGCGCCGGCTGCTGAACAAGGTCTTCCCCGACCACTGGTCCTTCCTGCTCGGCGAGATCGCGCTCTTCTCGTTCATCGTCCTGCTGCTGACCGGCGTCTTCCTGACCTTCTTCTTCGAGCCGGCGCTGACCGAGGTCATCTACAACGGCAGCTACGCCCCGCTGCGGGGTACGCCGATGTCGGCCGCGTACGCCTCCACCCTGGACATCTCGTTCGACGTCCGGGGCGGCCTGATCATGCGCCAGATGCACCACTGGGCGGCGTTGCTGTTCATGGCCGCGATCGTGGTGCACATGTTGCGGATCTTCTTCACCGGCGCGTTCCGCAAGCCGCGGGAGACCAACTGGATCATCGGCTCGCTGCTGTTCTGGGTCGGCTTCCTGGCCGGCTTCACCGGCTACTCGCTGCCGGACGACGGCCTCTCCGGCACCGGCCTGCGGATCGCCTCGGCGATCATGCTCTCCATCCCGGTGATCGGTTCCTGGGTGACCGCGGCGGTCTTCAACGGTGAGTTCCCCGGCACGATCATCATCAGCCGCTTCTTCATCGCCCACGTGCTGCTCATCCCGGCCCTGCTGGTCGCGTTGATCACCGTGCACCTGGGTCTGGTCTTCAAGCAGAAGCACACCCAGTGGCCGGGTCCGGGCCGGACCAACGCCAACGTGGTCGGCGAGCGGATGTTCCCCCGCTACGCGATCAAGCAGGGCGGCTTCTTCATGGTCGTCTTCGGCGTGATCGCGCTGCTGGGCGGTCTGTTCCAGATCAACCCGGTCTGGCTGTTCGGCCCCTACGAGGCGTGGGTGGTCTCGGCCGCCAGCCAGCCCGACTGGTACGTCATGTTCCTCGACGGTTCGACCCGTCTCATGCCGGACTGGCAGATCGACATCCCGATCGGCGACGGATACGTGATCCCGCCGCTGTTCTGGCCGACGGTGGTGCTACCCGGCATCCTGGTCGGGCTCTCCCTGCTCTATCCGTTCATGGAGGCCCGCTACCTCAAGGACCACCGGAGCCACAACCTGCTCCAGCGTCCCCGCGACGTGCCGTTCCGCACCGGTCTGGGCGCCATGGCCGTCACGTTCTACGTGATCCTGACCCTCTCCGGCGCGAACGACGTGATCGCGGACAAGTTCCACATCAGCCTGAACGCGATGACCTGGGCCGGCCGGATCGGCCTGCTGCTCCTCCCGCCGCTGGCGTACTACGTCACCTACCGGATCTGTCTCGGCCTGCAGCAGCACGACCGGGAGGTGCTCGCCCACGGCGTGGAGACCGGCATCATCCGGCGGCTGCCGGACGGCCGGTTCGTCGAGGTGCACCAGCCGCTCAGCGCGGCCGACGGGCACGGCGAACTGGGCTACGCCGGCTGGGTGGTGCCGAAGAAGATGAACCGGCTCGGCGCCCTCGGCCCGGCCATCCGAGGCTTCTTCTACCCGATCGAGAGGCCGGCCGAGGCGCCGGTCTCACCGGGGCACCCGCCGGTCGAGCCTCGCCCGGAGCGGGAGGAGATCGGCAGCGGGGAGACCCGCCGCTGA
- a CDS encoding NYN domain-containing protein, with protein sequence MPLTEPPDDNLPREEQVVEVSAAGETGAVGDRDTATAPAETPEPEPEPSLPEPVRQRIVSLTATVLPGLPADEVPVPLRRVAKFAPNRRARLGAPAIAAQLAADPLFRQRVTARVLADAGDLGAAVLEGTAPAAADPVEVAALAYLARPPGWRELIDASGAAVRAEADTAVVAELVRQAEHRATRAEHDRAVARVEADKLRDELARVREELGQLREEARQLARTLRESQARERRASELLATERGRATRAAAEADAELRRARARLAEAEAAAGAARTSAKEARSVDDARLWLLLETIGQAAVGLRRELALDPVDKLPADFVADAFAASPAATATAGAAARAQDTDDPGRLDQLLALPRAHLVVDGYNVTKRGFGEMSLEQQRKRLITGLGGIAAQTGDEVTVVFDGAERMHGLPPTPRGVRVLFSRKGETADELIRRLVRAEPPGRPVVVVSSDREVADGVRRHGAYPLGADSLLRRLSRS encoded by the coding sequence ATGCCCCTCACCGAGCCGCCCGACGACAACCTCCCGCGGGAGGAGCAGGTCGTCGAGGTGTCGGCTGCCGGTGAGACGGGCGCCGTCGGCGACCGGGACACCGCCACCGCCCCCGCGGAAACGCCGGAGCCGGAGCCGGAGCCGAGCCTGCCCGAGCCGGTCCGGCAACGGATCGTCTCGCTCACCGCCACCGTGCTGCCCGGACTGCCCGCCGACGAGGTGCCGGTGCCGCTGCGCCGGGTCGCGAAGTTCGCCCCCAACCGGCGGGCCCGGCTCGGCGCGCCGGCGATCGCCGCCCAGCTCGCCGCCGACCCGCTGTTCCGGCAGCGGGTGACCGCCCGGGTCCTCGCCGACGCCGGTGACCTGGGTGCCGCCGTGCTCGAGGGAACCGCTCCCGCCGCCGCCGACCCGGTCGAGGTTGCGGCGCTGGCCTACCTGGCCCGGCCGCCCGGCTGGCGGGAGCTGATCGACGCCAGCGGTGCGGCGGTGCGCGCCGAGGCGGACACCGCCGTGGTGGCCGAGCTGGTCCGCCAGGCCGAGCACCGGGCCACCCGGGCCGAGCACGACCGGGCGGTGGCCCGGGTCGAGGCAGACAAGCTACGCGACGAACTGGCCCGGGTCCGTGAGGAGCTGGGCCAGCTGCGCGAGGAGGCCCGACAGCTGGCCCGTACGCTGCGGGAGAGCCAGGCCCGGGAACGCCGGGCGAGCGAGTTGCTGGCCACCGAGCGGGGCCGGGCCACCCGGGCCGCCGCGGAGGCGGACGCCGAGTTGCGCCGGGCCCGGGCCCGGCTGGCCGAGGCCGAGGCGGCGGCCGGGGCGGCCCGGACCAGCGCCAAGGAGGCCCGATCGGTCGACGACGCTCGGCTGTGGCTGCTGCTGGAGACCATCGGCCAGGCCGCCGTCGGGCTGCGCCGGGAGCTGGCGCTGGACCCGGTCGACAAGCTGCCCGCCGACTTCGTCGCGGACGCCTTCGCCGCCTCCCCGGCGGCCACCGCGACCGCCGGCGCCGCGGCCCGCGCCCAGGACACCGACGACCCGGGTCGGCTGGACCAACTGCTCGCCCTGCCCCGGGCCCATCTGGTGGTCGACGGCTACAACGTGACCAAACGCGGCTTCGGCGAGATGTCGCTGGAGCAGCAACGCAAGCGGCTGATCACCGGCCTCGGCGGGATCGCCGCGCAGACCGGCGACGAGGTCACCGTCGTCTTCGACGGGGCCGAACGGATGCACGGGCTGCCGCCCACCCCGCGTGGGGTGCGGGTGCTCTTCTCCCGCAAGGGGGAGACCGCCGACGAGCTGATCCGCCGGCTGGTCCGTGCCGAGCCGCCCGGCCGACCGGTGGTGGTGGTCTCCTCCGACCGCGAGGTCGCCGACGGGGTGCGCCGGCACGGCGCCTACCCGTTGGGGGCGGATTCGCTGCTGCGTCGGCTGTCGCGGTCCTGA
- a CDS encoding Lrp/AsnC family transcriptional regulator has protein sequence MITAIVLIDCATDSIPEVAEALADLPGVSEVYSVAGHVDLIAMVRVREFDEIAQVIAGSISKVPGVLDTESHIAFRAYSRHDLEEAFAIGLGDAD, from the coding sequence GTGATCACCGCGATCGTGCTGATCGACTGCGCCACCGACTCGATTCCCGAGGTGGCCGAGGCCCTGGCCGACCTGCCCGGGGTCAGCGAGGTCTACTCGGTGGCCGGGCACGTCGACCTGATCGCCATGGTCCGGGTCCGCGAGTTCGACGAGATCGCCCAGGTGATCGCGGGCAGCATCTCCAAGGTCCCCGGGGTGCTGGACACCGAGTCGCACATCGCGTTCCGCGCCTACTCGCGGCACGACCTGGAGGAGGCCTTCGCCATCGGGCTGGGCGACGCCGACTGA
- a CDS encoding nucleotidyltransferase family protein → MTGPAGGGLCAVVLAAGEGTRLRPLTERLPKALCPVGNVPLLDRALARLAGLGLAGPATVAVNACYLGDQVVERVGDRAHLSVEPGSPLGTAGGVGRLRDWIAGRAVLVGNADAYLADPAVPAGPDIAALLAGWGGDSVRLLGQPAADPRAPGTFDGHVFTGFSLLPWRLVRDLPATFGDLVRAVWRPAEAAGRLTVVGYRGTFVDTGTPADYLAANLHAAGTGCLVDPAATVTGACHRSVVGAGAVVRGAVTRSVVWPGATVGAEEHLRDVIRAGTDLTVPAG, encoded by the coding sequence GTGACCGGGCCGGCCGGCGGTGGGCTCTGCGCGGTGGTGCTCGCCGCCGGCGAGGGCACCCGGCTGCGCCCGCTGACCGAGCGGCTGCCCAAGGCGCTCTGCCCGGTGGGCAACGTGCCGCTGCTGGACCGGGCGCTGGCCCGGCTTGCCGGGCTCGGCCTGGCCGGGCCGGCGACGGTCGCGGTCAACGCCTGCTACCTCGGCGACCAGGTCGTCGAGCGGGTGGGCGACCGGGCCCACCTCTCGGTGGAACCGGGCAGCCCACTCGGCACCGCGGGGGGCGTGGGCCGGCTACGGGACTGGATCGCCGGACGGGCCGTACTGGTCGGCAACGCCGACGCCTACCTCGCCGACCCGGCGGTGCCGGCCGGCCCGGACATCGCCGCGCTGCTGGCCGGTTGGGGCGGCGACTCGGTGCGCCTGCTCGGCCAGCCCGCCGCCGATCCGCGCGCCCCGGGCACCTTCGACGGTCACGTCTTCACCGGCTTCTCCCTGCTGCCGTGGCGGCTGGTCCGCGACCTGCCCGCCACCTTCGGCGACCTGGTGCGCGCGGTGTGGCGCCCGGCCGAGGCCGCGGGCCGGTTGACCGTGGTCGGCTATCGGGGGACGTTCGTCGACACCGGCACCCCGGCCGACTACCTCGCCGCCAACCTGCACGCCGCCGGGACCGGCTGCCTGGTCGATCCGGCCGCCACGGTCACCGGCGCGTGCCACCGGTCGGTGGTCGGTGCGGGTGCCGTGGTGCGGGGGGCGGTGACCCGCAGCGTCGTCTGGCCCGGCGCCACGGTCGGTGCCGAGGAACACCTGCGGGACGTGATCCGGGCCGGCACCGACCTGACCGTCCCGGCCGGGTAG
- a CDS encoding glycosyltransferase family 4 protein, with protein sequence MSGHRTLLVTNDFPPRPGGIQSFVHNLAVRQPAGSVVVYASSWSGADKFDADQPFEVVRERTRVLLPTPLVARRAARLARAYGCDTVWFGAAAPLGLLAAGLRRRAGVGRVVALTHGHEVGWAALPVARAALRRIGRDTDVVTYLGEYTRTRLARTLDGLTELRRLAPGVDTDLYHPSVDGGAVRHRLGLSDRPVVVCVSRLVPRKGQDMLIRAMPLIRRRVPDAALLVVGGGPYRATLARLARQSGMERDVVFTGSVPSAELPAHYAAGDVYAMPCRTRNQGLDVEGLGIVYLEASASGLPVVAGDSGGAPDAVREGETGYVVDGRDLAELADRVATLLADRDLARQFGAAGRAWVEREWRWATQAQRMSTLLTG encoded by the coding sequence ATGAGCGGGCACCGCACGTTGCTGGTCACGAACGACTTCCCGCCCCGGCCGGGCGGCATCCAGTCGTTCGTGCACAACCTGGCGGTACGCCAGCCGGCCGGCTCGGTGGTGGTATACGCGTCGAGCTGGTCCGGTGCCGACAAGTTCGACGCCGACCAGCCGTTCGAGGTGGTGCGCGAACGCACCAGGGTACTGCTGCCCACCCCGCTGGTGGCTCGCCGGGCCGCCCGGCTGGCCCGGGCGTACGGCTGCGACACGGTCTGGTTCGGCGCGGCGGCCCCGCTCGGTCTGCTCGCCGCCGGGCTGCGCCGGCGGGCCGGGGTCGGGCGGGTGGTGGCCCTGACCCACGGGCACGAGGTGGGCTGGGCGGCGCTGCCGGTCGCCCGGGCCGCGCTGCGACGCATCGGCCGCGACACCGACGTGGTCACCTACCTGGGGGAGTACACCCGGACCCGGCTGGCCCGGACGCTGGACGGTCTGACCGAGCTGCGCCGGCTCGCCCCCGGCGTGGACACCGACCTGTACCACCCGTCCGTCGACGGCGGCGCGGTGCGGCACCGGCTCGGCCTGTCCGACCGGCCGGTGGTGGTCTGCGTGTCCCGGCTGGTGCCCCGCAAGGGCCAGGACATGCTGATCCGGGCGATGCCCCTGATCCGTCGCCGGGTGCCCGACGCCGCGTTGCTGGTGGTCGGCGGTGGGCCGTACCGGGCCACGCTGGCCCGGCTGGCCCGGCAGTCCGGCATGGAGCGGGACGTCGTCTTCACCGGCTCGGTGCCGTCGGCGGAACTGCCCGCCCACTACGCGGCCGGTGACGTCTACGCGATGCCGTGCCGGACCCGCAACCAGGGTCTGGACGTCGAGGGGCTCGGCATCGTCTATCTGGAGGCGTCGGCGAGCGGCCTGCCGGTGGTGGCCGGCGACTCGGGCGGCGCACCGGACGCGGTGCGCGAGGGCGAGACCGGATATGTGGTGGACGGCCGGGATCTCGCCGAACTCGCCGACCGGGTGGCCACCCTGCTCGCCGACCGGGACCTCGCTCGTCAGTTCGGTGCCGCCGGCCGCGCCTGGGTGGAGCGGGAGTGGCGCTGGGCGACCCAGGCGCAGCGGATGAGCACCCTGCTCACCGGCTGA
- a CDS encoding M48 family metallopeptidase, with amino-acid sequence MSPRGWALLTLAGLGVALIVAALVLIPWNRPPAPRADQLAALRELPADQVERARQFRAALRPGGWAALGVGLLVALALGLTPLGSRLIELAGRPFGGHWIAQAILGGLAVVLVADLVTLPFSAWRHGVLTRYGLATNGWGGWAADLLKSYAISAVIGAVALLGFYTVVRLAPRWWWAFGAAGAATLVVLLSFILPVLVEPVFNRFAPMAPSPLRTELMELAERDGVPVRDVLVADASRRTRAVNAYVSGLGPTRRVVVYDNLLREATPDEVTAVVAHELGHARDRDVPVGTLTGALGAAAAVVALYLIGSWPPLLRLAGVDSVAQPRAFPLLLALVTVAGLVFGPVQALMSRRVEARADAHALALTGDPAAFESMQRRLSAINLADPDPPRWEYLYSASHPSTVERIAAARAFARRSGR; translated from the coding sequence GTGAGCCCCCGCGGCTGGGCGCTGCTCACCCTGGCCGGTCTGGGCGTCGCCCTGATCGTGGCCGCGCTGGTGCTGATCCCGTGGAACCGCCCGCCGGCACCCCGGGCCGACCAGCTCGCCGCGCTGCGCGAGCTGCCCGCCGACCAGGTGGAACGGGCCCGGCAGTTCCGTGCCGCGCTGCGCCCCGGCGGATGGGCGGCGCTGGGTGTCGGGCTGCTGGTGGCGCTGGCGCTCGGGTTGACCCCGCTGGGCAGCCGCCTGATCGAGCTGGCCGGGCGCCCGTTCGGCGGCCACTGGATCGCCCAGGCGATCCTCGGTGGGCTGGCCGTGGTCCTGGTCGCCGACCTGGTGACGCTGCCGTTCTCCGCGTGGCGGCACGGTGTGCTCACCCGCTACGGGCTGGCGACCAACGGCTGGGGCGGGTGGGCGGCCGACCTGCTCAAGTCGTACGCGATCAGCGCCGTCATCGGCGCGGTGGCGTTGCTCGGCTTCTACACCGTCGTCCGGCTCGCGCCCCGGTGGTGGTGGGCGTTCGGCGCGGCCGGCGCGGCGACCCTGGTGGTGCTGCTCTCCTTCATCCTGCCGGTGCTGGTCGAGCCGGTGTTCAACCGGTTCGCCCCGATGGCACCCTCGCCGCTGCGTACCGAGCTGATGGAACTGGCCGAGCGCGACGGCGTGCCGGTACGCGACGTGCTGGTCGCCGACGCCTCCCGGCGCACCCGGGCGGTCAACGCGTACGTCTCCGGGCTCGGGCCGACCCGCCGGGTGGTGGTGTACGACAACCTGCTGCGCGAGGCGACACCCGACGAGGTGACCGCGGTGGTCGCGCACGAGTTGGGCCACGCCAGGGACCGCGACGTGCCGGTCGGCACGCTCACCGGCGCGCTCGGCGCCGCGGCGGCGGTGGTGGCCCTCTACCTGATCGGGTCCTGGCCGCCGCTGCTGCGCCTGGCCGGCGTCGACTCGGTCGCCCAGCCCCGCGCGTTCCCGTTGCTGCTCGCACTGGTCACGGTGGCCGGACTGGTCTTCGGGCCGGTGCAGGCGCTGATGTCGCGGCGGGTCGAGGCGCGCGCCGACGCGCACGCGCTGGCGTTGACCGGCGACCCGGCCGCGTTCGAGTCGATGCAGCGCCGGCTCTCCGCGATCAACCTCGCCGACCCCGATCCGCCCCGCTGGGAGTACCTCTACTCCGCCTCGCACCCGTCGACCGTGGAGCGGATCGCCGCCGCCCGCGCGTTCGCCCGGAGGTCCGGCCGATGA
- a CDS encoding DUF4142 domain-containing protein — MLGIKRLGLLAALVLVGVAPAAAVQAAAQPSEQDTQYLQAIHQVNLYEIAAGELAQEKAQNEQVKELAQQFVTDHTELDQSVQDLAGQLGVELPSEPTSDQQSGLDQLNNASGEEFDRLWVTQGLAGHVQAIQATQTEISQGAESQVVQLAQTALPVLQAHYDALVMLAEELGIPVPETSPSGTASPGGTAPAPGGTTPAPGETFTEEAPAPGGTVTESPLPQQS; from the coding sequence ATGTTGGGTATCAAACGCCTCGGCCTGCTGGCCGCGCTGGTGCTGGTGGGTGTCGCACCCGCCGCGGCGGTGCAGGCGGCGGCGCAGCCGTCGGAACAGGACACCCAGTACCTGCAGGCGATCCACCAGGTCAACCTGTACGAGATCGCGGCCGGTGAGCTGGCCCAGGAGAAGGCCCAGAACGAGCAGGTCAAGGAGCTGGCGCAGCAGTTCGTCACGGACCACACCGAGCTGGACCAGTCGGTGCAGGACCTGGCCGGGCAGCTCGGCGTCGAGCTGCCGAGCGAACCCACCAGCGATCAGCAGTCCGGTCTCGACCAGCTGAACAACGCCAGTGGCGAGGAGTTCGACCGGCTCTGGGTGACCCAGGGTCTGGCCGGTCACGTCCAGGCCATCCAGGCGACCCAGACGGAGATCTCGCAGGGCGCCGAATCGCAGGTGGTGCAGCTGGCGCAGACCGCGCTGCCGGTCCTGCAGGCGCACTACGACGCCCTGGTGATGCTGGCCGAGGAACTCGGCATCCCGGTCCCGGAGACGAGCCCGTCCGGTACGGCCAGCCCGGGTGGCACCGCGCCGGCTCCGGGTGGCACCACGCCGGCGCCCGGTGAGACCTTCACCGAGGAGGCCCCGGCTCCGGGTGGCACCGTCACCGAGAGCCCGCTGCCGCAGCAGAGCTGA